A single genomic interval of Helianthus annuus cultivar XRQ/B chromosome 6, HanXRQr2.0-SUNRISE, whole genome shotgun sequence harbors:
- the LOC110865159 gene encoding 11-beta-hydroxysteroid dehydrogenase 1A isoform X1, with translation MSGKVVLITGASSGLGELIAYEYAKLGAYLAIIARNKPESRLEQVAHRARELGSPDVLFVFADVSKVDECRMFVDETVKHFGRLDHLVCNAGIGQVYCISSDVTKFTQVLVRSN, from the exons ATGTCCGGAAAAGTGGTCTTGATCACAGGTGCTTCATCTGGACTTGGAGAG CTTATCGCTTATGAATATGCAAAACTAGGAGCGTACCTCGCGATTATAGCCAGAAATAAACCAGAGAGTCGACTTGAGCAGGTAGCACACAGAGCTCGTGAACTTGGCTCTCCGGATGTTCTTTTCGTGTTTGCCGATGTGTCAAAGGTAGACGAGTGTAGGATGTTCGTGGATGAGACCGTTAAACATTTTGGTCGTT TGGATCATCTGGTTTGTAATGCAGGAATCGGGCAGGTTTATTGTATCAGTAGTGATGTCACCAAATTCACACAAGTTCTTGTAAGATCAAACTAA
- the LOC110865159 gene encoding 11-beta-hydroxysteroid dehydrogenase 1A isoform X2, giving the protein MSGKVVLITGASSGLGELIAYEYAKLGAYLAIIARNKPESRLEQVAHRARELGSPDVLFVFADVSKVDECRMFVDETVKHFGRCGGSSGL; this is encoded by the exons ATGTCCGGAAAAGTGGTCTTGATCACAGGTGCTTCATCTGGACTTGGAGAG CTTATCGCTTATGAATATGCAAAACTAGGAGCGTACCTCGCGATTATAGCCAGAAATAAACCAGAGAGTCGACTTGAGCAGGTAGCACACAGAGCTCGTGAACTTGGCTCTCCGGATGTTCTTTTCGTGTTTGCCGATGTGTCAAAGGTAGACGAGTGTAGGATGTTCGTGGATGAGACCGTTAAACATTTTGGTCGTTGTGG TGGATCATCTGGTTTGTAA
- the LOC110865158 gene encoding 11-beta-hydroxysteroid dehydrogenase 1A: MYEAYFNNKFTNLLVFYIYLLVFLLLSPFLFVWELFNYVGSCFRCKENMSGKVVLITGASSGLGELMAYEYAKHGAYLAIISTQKPESRLQQVALRARELGSPDVLFMFADVSKVDECRMFVDDTVQHFGRLDHLVCNAGIGPLYTIKNDVTIFLPVIDINFWGSVYPTHFAIPHLMKTNGKIIINASAAGVLNPPGGGFYNASKAALISFYESLRFEVSPTITITILTLGFIQTNFITTKYSSNGVGARLKKDLRDLFPTMEAEACAKAIVDGIRKGATSITEPKFFKVFVLFKFLFPKPHYYYSNIYSSLVEG, translated from the exons ATGTATGAAGCCTACTTCAATAACAAGTTCACAAATCTCCTTGTGTTTTACATTTACTTGTTAGTTTTCCTTCTTCTTTCACCGTTTCTTTTCGTTTGGGAACTCTTCAACTACGTCGGTTCATGTTTCCGATGTAAGGAAAACATGTCCGGAAAAGTGGTCTTAATCACTGGTGCTTCATCTGGACTTGGAGAG CTTATGGCATATGAATATGCAAAACATGGCGCGTATTTAGCTATTATATCCACACAAAAACCAGAGAGTCGACTCCAGCAAGTAGCCTTAAGAGCTCGTGAACTCGGCTCTCCTGATGTTCTTTTCATGTTTGCGGATGTGTCTAAGGTTGACGAGTGTAGGATGTTTGTGGATGACACCGTTCAACATTTTGGTCGTT TGGATCATCTGGTGTGTAACGCAGGAATCGGACCCCTTTATACTATCAAGAATGATGTTACCATATTCCTACCGGTTATT GACATAAACTTTTGGGGATCGGTTTATCCAACTCACTTTGCAATCCCACACCTCATGAAAACAAATGGAAAGATCATCATCAATGCCTCAGCTGCTGGTGTGCTGAACCCACCTGGAGGCGGCTTCTACAAT GCAAGTAAAGCAGCATTGATTAGCTTTTACGAGTCCCTAAGATTTGAAGTTTCCCcgacaataacaataacaatctTGACGCTCGGGTTCATACAAACAAACTTCATAACAACCAAATATTCAAGCAACGGAGTTGGTGCGCGTTTAAAGAAA GATTTGAGAGATCTATTCCCGACAATGGAGGCTGAAGCATGTGCGAAAGCCATTGTTGATGGTATACGCAAAGGTGCTACATCCATTACAGAACCAAAATTCTTTAAGGTTTTCGTATTGTTCAAGTTCTTGTTCCCAAAACCACACTATTACTACTCAAACATTTATTCTTCCTTAGTAGAAGGCTAA